TCGGCCAGGCATTCGCGAAGGACGCCCTGCCCGACCATCCCCGTGGCCCCGAAGAGAACGACCTTCATGGTCTTCGATCCTAGTGGCTCGCTGCCAACGAAAAGACTTGACTCTCACGCCGCTTCTTAGTTGAATGCTCAACTATGAACCTGCAGCCAAGTAGAAGCACGCGGGAGAGGCTGATCGAGGCGGCGCTCTATCTCTTTTGGTTGAAAGGATATGAAGCGACGTCGGTGGCCGACATCCTGGAGCGGTCGGGTGTCAATTCCGGCAGCTTCTACCACTTCTTCAAGCGAAAGGAGGACCTTCTCGTTGCCGTCCTGCAGCTCTACATCGACTCCCTCGATACGGTCATCCTCGCCCCCGTTCGCGAGCGGTTCTCCGATCCCGTCGAGCGCGTTTTCGGGATTCTCGAGTTCTACCGGCAGAACCTCGTCGCGACCGGCTGCTCCTACGGGTGCCCCATCGGACGCCTCGCGCTCGAGATCGCGCCGGAGCAGACCGAGGTGCGGCGGAGGCTTGCCGAGAACTTCGACGGCTGGACCGCGGCCGTCGAGCGGCTCCTCGCGGAGGACCGCGGGCGGTTCCCCGCCGGGACCGATCTCGCCACCCTCTCGAAGTTCGTCCTCACCGTCATGGAAGGAGGCGTGATGCAGGCGCGAACGCACCGCGATCTCGCCCCGTTCGACGCCTCGGTCGCGCACCTGCGCGAGTACTTTCGCCTCCTGGCCGGCACCGGGTCTCGGTCCGAGCCGCAGATCGACGCCTGAAAAGAAGGAGAAGGATCATGTCCCTCGCCCGAACCCGCCTCGGAATCGGAATGTTCGTCGCGCTCGCCGCGGCGGCCGGAAGCGCCGGCGCGGAAACGCCCAGGCCGGCGACGGCGCGGCCGATCGCGCCGCTGGCCTGGCTCGTCGGCGGAACGTGGACCGCGGACGCGTCGAGGCTCGGCCCCGGCATGAAGCGGATCGAGACCCGCTACCAGTGGGCGGACAACGACGCGTACATCCGTTTCACGACGCACTTCGTGTCCGAAAACGGCACGTTGAAGAATTACGACGGCAATTTCTTCTGGAACCCCGAACTGTCGACGCTCTTCGTCTGGTACATGGACGCGCGCAACGACATCACGCAGGGGCCGGTCACGTTCGACGGCGACACGATGCGGATCACGTTCCGGGCCCCCGACTTCGACGGGAAGACCGCGGACATGAAGGTGGAGGTGGTCCGCGCGACGAACGATCTGTACACCTGGAAGCTCGCGGAGAAAGAGGGAGAGGGATGGAAGCCCCTCGCGTCGCTCGATTACCGGCGGGTCGCGGGTTCCTGATCGCGGCGATCCCGGGCCGGAGGGCCTCGACGGTCTTCCGGCGCTTCACTTCAGCCCGGAAAAGATCTCCCAGATCGCGTCGCACGCGGAGAGGTTCCGGCTCGTCTTCCCGATCAATCGCTCGCTCAGATAGGGGCGGCCTCCCGGCCACGCGTGGCCGCCCCCTTCCACTCGATAGAGGACCACGCGGGCGCCCGACGCGCAGCCCGGACGTTCGATCTTCCGGACGCGGGTCCCGTCGGAGATCGGGGCGGGAAGATCCGTCTCGACCGCGGGTGCGCGGCAGGCGGCCTTCGCCGCCCACAGTTCCGCCGTCGACGGGGCGCCGAGCACGGCGCCGCGAGGCGCGCCGAGCGCCCTCACCTCCCCTCCGGCATAGGGAACGATCGGATCGGTGGTGCCGGCGATCTCGACGACGGAGACCGCCGAAGGCGCTCGGCAGCCGCCGGCAAGATCCCTCGCCAGCGAGGCGCCGACCGCCGCGACGCCCCGCACGTCTCGCGGGAGCTCGCAGGCGAGGCGCAACGCCATGATTCCCCCGTTCGAGATCCCGGCGACGAAGACCCGCCGGCGGTCGATCGGGAAGCGGCGCGAGAGATCGGCGACGAGCTCCCGGAAAAACCCGACGTCGTCGATCCGTTCGAGCGTCGCACGCGACGGCAGGTCCCGCCGCCCGTCGTTCCACGATCTTCCGACGCCCTGCGGATACCCGACCACGAAGCCGTCGCGGTCCGCGAGCGCGTCGAAGCGGCCCTGCGTCAGCGTGACCATTCCATCCGCCGTCCCGCTGCCGCCGTGGAGGACGAGAAGGAGCGGCATGGCCGCGGCGGAGCGGTTCGCGGGAGCATGGACGAGGCACGTGCGCTCGAGACCGCCGGAGCGGAGACGGATCTCGAGAGGCCCCGATTCCGCCGCGCGAACCGTCCTCGCCGCCGGGAGGAGGGCGCAGAAGAGGGCGAGGAACGCCGCCGGCCCGGCGGCGCCGGTCGGGAGCCGCCCGCCGATCCCGTCACGCACGATCGCGGGTTTCATCGCAGGAGGCCCGCCAGCCGCTCCCGCACCGCCGGCCATTCGCTCTCGAGAATCGCGAAATAGACCATGTCGCGGCGCCGCCCCGAGCGGGCGATGAGATGCTGTCGAAACGTTCCCTCTTCGACGGCGCCGATCCGCCGGAGCGCTCGGCGGGATCGCTCGTTGCCCGCTTCCGTCTTGAAGACCACGCGGATCGCGCCGAGCGCCTCGAACGCGTGCGCGAGGAGCATCCGCTTCGCCTCCGTGTTCGCGCCGCTCCGCTGCCGCGACGGCGTGATCCACGTCGCTCCGATCTCGAGCCGGCGGTGCGCGGGGGCGATGTCCATGTACCGCGTGCTGCCGATGACTTCGCCCGTTCCGCGCTCGACGATGACGAACGGAAGCGCCGAACCGCGCCGCTGGAGGTCGAGGGCTTCCCGCACGTACGCTTCCATGTCGCCGGCCGTCTCGATCGGGGCCGGCTGGAGACGCCAGAGTTCCGGGTCGAGACCGACCCTCGCGAGCGGCTCCGCGTGCTCGATCGTCATCGGTTCCAGCCGGACGTAGCGGCCTTCGAGCGTGACCGGCGCGACGTTCACGCCGACCGGCGTCCCTGGGAGGCGCGAATCGCTCCGGGACTCGTTCCCGTCAACCGCCGGAAGACCCGGTGGAAATGGCTCTGGTCGAAGAACCCGGCGTCGAGCGCGATCTCGCCGATCGGGCGCGGCGAGGACGCGCGGAGCTCCCGGAGAGCCCATTCGATCCGGAGCCGGCGCACGTACTCCCCCGGGCTCTCTCCATGGCGCGCGCGGAACGCGCGCGCGAGCGAGACGGGATGGACTCCCGCTTCGCGCGCGACCTCGGTCAGCAGCAGCCTTTCGCGGAAGGACGATTCGAGCCGCTCGCGAACCCGGGACAGCCACGGCGGCGACCCCGCGGCCGCCCGACGGCTTCGCAGGCGCGAAGCGATCCCCACGATTTCGAGGGCGAGTCCCTCGACGACGAGCGGCTGGGCGGTGTCCCGGCAGCGGAGCTCGGCGCCGATCGCGCCCGCGAGCGCGGCGAGCCGCGGATGCCGCAGCTGGCGCACGCCGGCCAGCCGCGCCGTCCAGTCGGACAGGAGTGGCGACGCTCCCGGAAGGATCTCGATCTCGAGATTCACGGCGCCGCCCTCCTGCACCCGATCCGCGTGGCGCTCCTCGGGCGGCCGAACGAGAAGAGCGGCGGG
This is a stretch of genomic DNA from Thermoanaerobaculia bacterium. It encodes these proteins:
- a CDS encoding TetR/AcrR family transcriptional regulator encodes the protein MNLQPSRSTRERLIEAALYLFWLKGYEATSVADILERSGVNSGSFYHFFKRKEDLLVAVLQLYIDSLDTVILAPVRERFSDPVERVFGILEFYRQNLVATGCSYGCPIGRLALEIAPEQTEVRRRLAENFDGWTAAVERLLAEDRGRFPAGTDLATLSKFVLTVMEGGVMQARTHRDLAPFDASVAHLREYFRLLAGTGSRSEPQIDA
- a CDS encoding AraC family transcriptional regulator, with amino-acid sequence MRARFVPLPARREHEVAAAASPSFRVTETRYPGGLVVSRHAHANPSLTFTRRGALCESVAGRSFDNDSPAALLVRPPEERHADRVQEGGAVNLEIEILPGASPLLSDWTARLAGVRQLRHPRLAALAGAIGAELRCRDTAQPLVVEGLALEIVGIASRLRSRRAAAGSPPWLSRVRERLESSFRERLLLTEVAREAGVHPVSLARAFRARHGESPGEYVRRLRIEWALRELRASSPRPIGEIALDAGFFDQSHFHRVFRRLTGTSPGAIRASQGRRSA
- a CDS encoding GNAT family protein; amino-acid sequence: MNVAPVTLEGRYVRLEPMTIEHAEPLARVGLDPELWRLQPAPIETAGDMEAYVREALDLQRRGSALPFVIVERGTGEVIGSTRYMDIAPAHRRLEIGATWITPSRQRSGANTEAKRMLLAHAFEALGAIRVVFKTEAGNERSRRALRRIGAVEEGTFRQHLIARSGRRRDMVYFAILESEWPAVRERLAGLLR
- a CDS encoding PHB depolymerase family esterase, giving the protein MKPAIVRDGIGGRLPTGAAGPAAFLALFCALLPAARTVRAAESGPLEIRLRSGGLERTCLVHAPANRSAAAMPLLLVLHGGSGTADGMVTLTQGRFDALADRDGFVVGYPQGVGRSWNDGRRDLPSRATLERIDDVGFFRELVADLSRRFPIDRRRVFVAGISNGGIMALRLACELPRDVRGVAAVGASLARDLAGGCRAPSAVSVVEIAGTTDPIVPYAGGEVRALGAPRGAVLGAPSTAELWAAKAACRAPAVETDLPAPISDGTRVRKIERPGCASGARVVLYRVEGGGHAWPGGRPYLSERLIGKTSRNLSACDAIWEIFSGLK